In Plodia interpunctella isolate USDA-ARS_2022_Savannah chromosome 22, ilPloInte3.2, whole genome shotgun sequence, the following proteins share a genomic window:
- the LOC128679813 gene encoding uncharacterized protein LOC128679813, with the protein MGSTQTLLATALVKAESKNGSPLILRALLDQGSQASFISEAAVQLLRLNKIAEASNISGLGGGLSGLTSKYVVKVKIQSLYDPTFKLQVKAHVLQTVTTVLPQKKFRPTTWTELGRISLADPQYNSPNRIDVLLGSEVYCAVLKQGLIKSPNGLVIAQDTHLGWVLSGQVEGYDGEQAACHNIVMSFHVHLEDNELLKKFWEIEDEPSPKKRILTAEEQDCENHFNMTTRRDETGRYVVELPFRPNARRDYGDTRSVAVKRLFSLEKRLDKNSQMKENYSQVIEEYLELGHMEKVHDKSSTIESKVWLPHHAVVRLDRSTTKTRVVFNAADRSANGLSLNDMLMVGPTLQMDLRHLIMRWRSHPICLTADIVKMYRQIKVAEKHTDFQRIVWRSEDGVIQDYRLLTVTFGTSCAPYLAVKALQQVAVDEGRDFPNAASRVLTDFYMDDLLTGAETEEEAFTVYKEMNELLSKGGFQLQKWTCNRVALFGGIELEMERELKNL; encoded by the coding sequence ATGGGGTCAACTCAAACCCTATTAGCCACAGCCCTGGTAAAGGCTGAGTCCAAAAATGGTTCTCCTCTGATATTAAGAGCTCTGCTTGACCAAGGGTCTCAAGCATCTTTTATATCAGAAGCAGCCGTACAGTTGTTACGACTGAATAAGATTGCTGAGGCAAGCAATATATCAGGTTTAGGCGGTGGTCTGAGCGGCTTAACCTCAAAATATGTGGTTAAGGTCAAGATTCAGTCGCTCTACGATCCAACCTTTAAGTTGCAAGTGAAAGCACATGTTCTTCAAACGGTGACCACTGTGTTACCACAAAAGAAGTTCAGGCCAACTACTTGGACTGAGCTTGGCCGCATTAGTTTGGCTGATCCACAGTATAATTCGCCTAATAGAATCGATGTTCTGTTAGGCTCCGAGGTGTATTGTGCTGTCCTGAAACAAGGGTTGATTAAAAGCCCTAATGGTTTGGTTATTGCTCAGGATACTCACCTTGGATGGGTGTTGTCGGGTCAAGTTGAAGGCTATGATGGAGAACAAGCTGCATGTCATAACATTGTTATGAGCTTTCATGTTCATTTAGAAGATAACGAACTTCTCAAGAAATTTTGGGAGATTGAAGATGAACCTAGTCCAAAGAAACGTATATTGACTGCGGAAGAACAGGATTGCGAAAATCATTTCAACATGACAACCCGTAGAGATGAGACTGGTCGTTATGTGGTAGAATTACCTTTTCGTCCAAATGCTCGTAGAGACTACGGTGATACTAGGTCAGTCGCTGTAAAACGCTTGTTTAGTCTGGAAAAGAGATTAGATAAGAACAGTCAAATGAAAGAGAATTATTCTCAAGTAATAGAAGAATATTTGGAACTTGGGCATATGGAGAAGGTTCACGATAAGTCATCGACCATAGAAAGTAAAGTATGGTTACCTCATCATGCTGTTGTTCGGTTGGACAGAAGTACAACTAAAACTAGAGTGGTTTTTAATGCAGCCGATCGAAGCGCTAATGGATTATCGTTAAATGATATGTTGATGGTGGGTCCAACGCTTCAAATGGATTTACGTCATTTGATCATGCGTTGGCGTTCTCATCCCATATGTCTCACAGCCGATATCGTTAAAATGTATCGGCAAATTAAAGTGGCTGAAAAACATACAGATTTTCAGAGGATTGTATGGCGATCGGAAGATGGAGTTATACAAGACTATCGTCTTTTAACTGTCACTTTCGGCACCTCATGTGCTCCTTATTTAGCTGTAAAGGCATTACAGCAAGTAGCTGTGGATGAAGGTCGTGATTTCCCGAATGCGGCAAGTAGAGTTCTGACGGATTTCTACATGGACGATCTTCTCACCGGCGCTGAGACAGAAGAAGAAGCTTTTACAGTATATaaagaaatgaatgaattgcTAAGTAAGGGAGGATTCCAATTACAAAAATGGACATGTAACCGAGTAGCTTTGTTTGGTGGAATTGAACTGGAAATGGAAAGGGAGCTAAAGAATTTATGA